One Myotis daubentonii chromosome 12, mMyoDau2.1, whole genome shotgun sequence genomic region harbors:
- the PCBP1 gene encoding poly(rC)-binding protein 1, translating to MDAGVTESGLNVTLTIRLLMHGKEVGSIIGKKGESVKRIREESGARINISEGNCPERIITLTGPTNAIFKAFAMIIDKLEEDINSSMTNSTAASRPPVTLRLVVPATQCGSLIGKGGCKIKEIRESTGAQVQVAGDMLPNSTERAITIAGVPQSVTECVKQICLVMLETLSQSPQGRVMTIPYQPMPASSPVICAGGQDRCSDAAGYPHATHDLEGPPLDAYSIQGQHTISPLDLAKLNQVARQQSHFAMMHGGTGFAGIDSSSPEVKGYWASLDASTQTTHELTIPNNLIGCIIGRQGANINEIRQMSGAQIKIANPVEGSSGRQVTITGSAASISLAQYLINARLSSEKGMGCS from the coding sequence ATGGATGCCGGTGTGACTGAAAGTGGACTAAATGTGACTCTCACCATTCGGCTGCTTATGCACGGAAAGGAAGTGGGCAGCATCATCGGGAAGAAAGGGGAGTCGGTTAAGAGGATCCGCGAGGAGAGTGGCGCGCGGATCAACATCTCGGAGGGGAATTGCCCGGAGAGAATCATCACTCTGACCGGCCCCACCAATGCCATCTTTAAGGCCTTCGCTATGATCATCGATAAGCTGGAGGAAGATATCAACAGCTCCATGACCAACAGCACGGCGGCCAGCCGGCCCCCGGTCACCCTGCGGCTGGTGGTGCCGGCCACCCAGTGCGGCTCCCTGATTGGGAAAGGCGGCTGTAAGATCAAAGAGATCCGCGAGAGCACCGGGGCCCAGGTCCAGGTGGCGGGGGATATGCTGCCCAACTCCACCGAGCGGGCCATCACCATCGCTGGCGTGCCGCAGTCCGTCACCGAGTGTGTCAAGCAGATCTGCCTGGTCATGCTGGAGACGCTCTCCCAGTCTCCGCAAGGGAGAGTCATGACCATTCCGTACCAGCCCATGCCGGCCAGCTCTCCGGTCATCTGCGCGGGCGGCCAAGATCGGTGCAGCGACGCTGCGGGCTACCCGCACGCCACCCATGACCTGGAGGGACCACCGCTAGACGCCTACTCGATTCAAGGACAACACACCATTTCTCCGCTCGATCTGGCCAAGCTGAACCAGGTGGCAAGACAGCAGTCCCACTTTGCCATGATGCACGGCGGGACCGGATTCGCCGGAATTGACTCCAGCTCTCCGGAGGTGAAAGGCTATTGGGCAAGTTTGGATGCATCTACTCAAACCACCCATGAACTCACCATTCCAAATAACTTAATTGGCTGCATCATCGGGCGCCAGGGCGCCAACATTAATGAGATCCGCCAGATGTCCGGGGCCCAGATCAAAATTGCCAACCCAGTGGAAGGCTCCTCTGGTAGGCAGGTCACTATCACTGGTTCTGCTGCCAGTATTAGTCTGGCCCAATATCTAATCAATGCCAGGCTTTCCTCTGAGAAGGGCATGGGGTGCAGCTAG